The stretch of DNA atttggggcaggcttgtattcgaggcaggcctttatttcttattaggcttctgaaataaagtaaaaggctacacttaaagtgggccaacactgttcaacacttcctgtaaccgttcagaaatcaattagtgtagacTAATCAggaagtcatagtgtcagtcttaacagacttagtttattgcaaatattctcaaacacaataaatctcatgcaagtccagaatccataaaataacaactttccagacacgccttcatgaacaataacaaattatcgtagataacagcaagttaaggatctttttttcctaaagtgcattttattgtgagacatgcgtttcgtttggagcagcataccggtaggctatcaaaagatttttgctttggtttgggatttaatttacttttggactgtttcaTTCTATTGgtaatgttgggactgatggacACTGAAATCTGGtaggtatttgatggttcactgttaatttttatgtagttgaaagagtgtcgggatttccacccgtctgtttattgcgagccaaggcagctgctttcattcattcattgaacgtgcactgtgctgtaaatacatggaaaccttattgcatagccaagtagcctaaattgagttaatttttaattttgcctgatttactttttattaaattcgtaggctggaatgcctcgcggcaacaattgtgtttaaatgtatcctgcttcagcctttggcaagctactcagaagggggcggcgagcgactggtagcttgagagcaacgtgttggagacccatggtgtaggacaacgacttttcattggcaacagtattaaacccaccaacaatataaaatattaagaagagctcttttatttcattgagttaaatcgaaacaatgtcttctagtgctcatggactgttagccctactggtaggcaatattaccccggcttgtatttgggggccggcctttatttgtccgaatcaaccacgcccccggctattatccgaggcccggcttcaaatagaatcccggacacaatttgaggatttactgtaattgcataaaatattaaatattatattaaaatattaaataatatattaaatatattattaaatagTTTACGTATAGCATAGCTAAACTATCTATAAAAtaggctttttttaaaaaacaatttgcAGACCACTTGGAATCCTTTGTGGACCacagtttgagaaccactggctTAGAGTGACTGAAATCCGAAGGCTAAAATTAATCTCTGTAGAACCAATCCTTTCTCACAGAACCGGTCTGTTTTGATCTGGGAATTTTCATTTCCTGTTGAGTACAGGTACCTCATTTCTCCATCTTCAGCTATACTGGCCATTATTACCTCTGTTTCAGTTATTGAGCGTACGAGGACTGGCTTTGAACGTGCAGGGACtgatttacatgacattttatttaagtgacaggaaacaaaaacatttccgttttaagtatttttgacatttgacaGTCAGTGTGTCAGAAAACATTCTCTTGCAGGAAATGAACTGGTGTCCCTAGCAGTTCCTGTGTGGTTCCCCGTGTTTTTAATTAGCAGTGCCCCCGCTTACTTCTGTATTCTCCTTTCATTTTCTGCTGAAGGCTGCACATGCAGCAGCTGTGTTGAGAAACACAACATGCCATAATCTTTCAAAATAACTGAAGACAGATATTCACCTCGCAGAAGTGACAGAACCCACCAGAATCATGTCACAAATATGAATGTTTCCCATCACAACCATCGTAACATTTTGATTTCTCGGGGTTCAGATCTGGTTttggtaatgctttattttatggCTCATGAATTACCTAGtgtttactgggtaaataccagaTACTTATTATGTAACTATTTGGATTTCCGAGTTATGAACTATGAAACAacatatttacttatttatttattcataatcaGTTTCATAATACTtatcactgaaatcaaagtatttacctaatacacaagtagctgtgtacCTACCCAGTAAATAATAGGGAATTGACTGCCTGTAAGATTACCTTTACCCTggattttaatataatatacagtactgtgcaaaagtcttaggcacctgcataacattctgtacagataagattctttcaaaaataaataaatgaaaggtcctaaataaacgtacgacacattttatattacattttagtaatttggcagaatagttaaaaaccaaatcaaaacaatagttttggcagtcggagggttgctggttcgatcccccgcccgggctgtgtcgaagtgtccctgagcaagacacctaaacccccaaatgctcctgatgagctggtcggggccttgcatggcagccaatcaccgtcggtgtgtgagtgtgtgtatgaatgggtgaatggagaagcatcaattgtacagcgctttggataaaggtgctatataaatgcctgccatttaccatttacatttaccttCGGCGTTGAAActacatcacttctctgagatagccaacgctgtcctgcagttctataagacaatcagcagggaggttgttccaagcatgctgGAGAGCTTGCCACAATACTTCTGCAGacatcaagtttttatgtaaaaagtagtcaattgcttacagtaatatgttattttaaattaaatacaaaaatgtctctgtaaaattaagtcttttggaaaatgaatatttggaaatctcaattgtattcttttatactaacacacacaaaaaaataaacatacatataataaagtctggggtgcctaagacttatgcacagtactgtagaatagaatagaattgaACAGCACACACTCCACCCATCATCACATATGAGAGATGTGAACAGAAGGGGGCACTGTGGCATGTGGAGGGTTTATGAATGCACATCAGAAAAAATGATTTACAACGACGGCTTTACACAACTTGTTCCTGTTCCTCTGAGAGAGATGGTCACCAAAAGTACAATGGACAAGTGGATATTTTTCTACACAGTCTGTAAGTAATAAATAGTACGGTATGTGCATTATTTCTATCATTATAGTTATGACATTATGATGGCAATCATTAGTattagtaatagtagcagtCGAAGTATGAGGTAGTATATGCCTTTATATGGGTTGTATGTAGCAGTTGCTTTGGATTGTTGGTGCCTATAATATGATCATTTAGATGTGTTTGTAGATTGTAGGTCTTTACATCTGTCCTTGTACTCCACAGTTCTGCCCACCCTGATCTCCATCACAGAAAACAGAGGTAATCCTGAAACACTTTTCTGCTTCATGGAGGTGACCGCAAATGTGTTTTCAGTGGCTGACCTAAAGGTGTTTCTGCTCCAGAGTCTAGGGTCCGAGTGGTCCTGATGGCAGATCCAGCCTGGTCAAATGTGGTAGCAGGAGAGACTGTGAATTTCACCTGTAGGGTAAATGATTCAGAGCCATTCATGCAATGGGAATATTCCTGGAAGAAgcgaagaggagcagaagagacCACACTCTCCTCCGATACTGAAGGAGGCTTATCTGTGTACACTGTGAGTCATGTCACTGAGTCTGACAGCGCTCAGTACTTGTGCGAAGCAAGGGCAGGAGAAACCTCAGCTGTCAGTGTGACACATACGTTGAACGGTAGGTCAGTGTGATGTCGCTTTGCCAGTCATGCTGGATCTATAGGCAGCTGAAAAAGgctcaaagaagggcaaccaaaTTGTTTCCTGAtataaaatctaaaaatgttatgaggaaagacttaagatgcttactGCAATCTTTTCAAGCTTTTTAAAACGGAAACTTAAGGATGATTTGATTGAGACTTttgaattcattaaagggattaacaaagttaTCTATGAGAGACTCAGCAGGTTAAGATCTGTTAATGATGGGGTATGAATAGAAATTAGCAATGTGTATAGATAAGAGCTGAACTATAAGCACTGCCTTAGCTGTTAGTATTTTGGGCCAGTAAAAGTGcagaaatgtgcttttttttgtcatggcctctttttcatttgttttttgagaaGCAAGAGATTAATCATTTGAGCATTGCTGCAAAGACAGTATTTTCTttaattgagctggtcaagctggccataaggtggtcttgctgggcttgagctggtcaatcagatAGTGCTGGTAGCATATCTGAGATGGGAGTTCAATCAATCAGCTAGCACCTGAAAGTCTTTACTCTTAACTTTTTAGTGGAGCACACAGGGGTCAAAATGAATCAAAATGCCATTGATTGTTTTTGTCTGCTGAAATCACAATACTTCCTTTGAATCCAATGCTGTTTGATCTGGACTTTCTACAGTGCTTCAGTTAGTCACGCTGACCGTACAGCCTGACAGGAGGACCttcaaaaacacagaacaagTGACGCTGAGCTGTAAGATTCACAGCAATCTGAGTGACTGGGGATATCTGTGGTACAAAGACGAACAGGAGCTTCCTATAGACACGGCCGTGGACACATATACCATCCATTCTGCTGTTCCATCAGACTCTGGAAAATATTCCTGTCGGGGAAATAAAAAGGGCGAACCTATATACTCTGACGGCAGCAACACTGTCAATATCAACATTTCTGGTAATTACTTGCTGTTAGCTTTCCTACATTATTAACTAATGCAATCAGATGTGACAAAACGACAAATTTTAAATAGAATGTAATTAGGACCAATTCCATGGAGTTTTTAAGATCTTTAGGAAGATTATTCACATCTTACTTTTATGTGACAGGTGACaagtattattttatgttttatttttgttttgtctgtttgctTCCCAGGTCTGTTAGTTGGTCGCCAGGCTGTGCTCACCCTGGAGACTCCATGGGCAGCCATGTTCGGCACAGGCAATCTGACACTGAggtgtgtggtgagggggagtcCGGCTGAGTGGAACTACACGTGGTACAGAAACGGACTGAGTCTTCCGCCGGGCCCCGGCAGAGACACACTCGCACTGACCCCAGGAAACCACTCCTACCACAGCGAGTATATGTGTAGAGGAGAGAGCACAGATGACATGACTTATACAGAGTTCAGCAAAGGATGTGTACCCGCCCATAAGAGTAAGTACTTTCCTGTCACTCCACAACCTTGCTAAAATGGCTCTTGAGTGGTGTACTTGACTGAGCAAAGGTTCCGTGGTGTTACAGCAAACAACAGCAACTTCCTGAATAATTACAACCTGGAATTAAAAGCATATGAATGCTATATCGCAAGCTAATACCAagttaaataatttttaatttagctgacgctttatccaaagcgacttacagttgattagactaagcaggggacaataacctctggagcattgtggggctaagggcttctctcaagggcctaacagctgtgcagattttattgtggctacagctttattttgatttatattttacacCACAAgctaatattaaaattaaaataaagctcAGTCTGCACTTTGCAGTTGTCAGGTTTTTATTACTGCCTGGGTGTTAGTTTCACCGTGGGGACGATATCGTCCTTTTTTCCAATTTTTCCTTTAGTTGCCGAGAGGGCGTGTACCTGACGGCCCTCCCACTCGTTACCATCATTCGCACCAGCTGTGGGAGGGCTACTTATACGCTCTCTGGCTGTAGCTCGGCGCTTCAGTGACTTTTGGCCACTTCCTGAAGTAGGCACTACAGCGGTCTCTCTCGCTGTTGTGGTCCTGACAATATCTTTTTGCGGCTATTGTCAAATTTTTTGCTTCCTTTGAGCTCCTCAGTGTGGGTACTGGAAGCGTTCCTTAGTTCAGCTCCCTCTGTTTCCACTTAGTTGGCAGGAACAAAGGTCTTTATCGAGGTctttgcttttcctttttcctcGTTTCTTACGAGTTGGCACACCGATTTTTGGTGTTGGTTGGGACAATATTGTGGTGACTGTCCCATCAgttacaaaaacatgcacatggGTGTTTCACAAGTAGCCTACATGAGATTCCCCTCCATCATCTTGTCCTGGTTTCATAAATGTGGCAATCAAGGCTATACTTCCTCTTCGCCACAATCTATCCAACAGTTCAGCTTTGCAAACAGCTCCCATTTTCAGAAAGCTAAACCGTCGTGGTTGGAGCCTATCCGGTTTTACCGAGCTTTTGTGCGCCACGCACGTACGGTGTATCATCGCAACTAGTCAGGAAAGCACGAGAATGAGAGTGTAAAGCACTTGGCACGCACCCAGAAGTGACGACGGCCATGTCAGGGCCATGAAGCCTggctgtagcatagtggttagggtaaatgactgggacacgcaaggtcggtggttcaatccccggtgtagccacgatccgcacagccgttgggcccttgagcaaggcccttaaccctgctttgctccagtctaatcaactgtacgtcgctctggataagagcgtctgccaaatgccaataatgtaataatgtagtgAAGCGGGGCTGTTAAATGCCGGCAGTGCACTGTAATCCTGAACGGGGTAATCCACCGGCACACCCAGGTCTCCATAGCGCCCACATTCCACGCCAATAGAcaaacagacagcacacacaaacacagcgctcactgcacagagcagagcagcggGGACTGTAGCCAGAGGTCAGATGCAGCGATTCATATCAAATGAAACCCAACACTGATGTACTCTAGCTGGCTGCCTGATCTGTGACTTGATCTGTACGGCACATTTCATACAGAACTGTAACACAATGTTCTGTACATGTAGATAAAATCTGATAAGaaatacagaagaaaaaaaaaatgtaattaaaaaaaccaTAACACAGgggcggggcggcctgtagcgttgtggttaaagtacatgactgggatccgcaaggtcggtggttcaatccccggtatagccacaatacgcacagccgttgggcccttgagcaaagcccttaaccctgcattgctccaggggaggattgtttcctgcttagtctaatcaactgtatgtcactctggataagggcatctgccaaatgccattaatgtcatgtaaaagcagaatgattaaattaaaataaaagtgctcTATCTTGGGTCCAACCCTCATTAGACCTCCATCGTTGACCATAGATCCTGACGGATTGGCATTAAAAGCACCTCAGCAGGTGGTCCACCCAAACTCCTAGGGGAAGAATAGGTAAGCCTTCAACATCCAGGAATAATAATAGGTCCTATGAAGTATGTTAGTcgtatatttagacttaaaatcttatttctataatctttttgctaaatgagacaaaaaaaaaactgccaatgaggtgagagatTGACACATCTCAATATTTGCCAATGGCCGCGTGAATGTCACTTTAACAAGAAGaagcttaaaacaagctaatattttctacgtGAGAGAAAAACTCTTGTCGAGACAGTTTCTGCAGTGCATACAGAACAGATATTCAGATATCCAGCGCTACTTTCACACATGGACAAAAGGCAGAAATGAATCACCTCAGACTCCACACAAGTCCGTTAACTCAGAGTCTCATTTCCTCCAGTTTCCCGTGCACTGGAGAATCTAGCCCGCTGTGCTCTGGGGGCGGCCATCTTGCTCTTCCTGGCTATCATCGTGAATGAAGGCTTCTGGAGGAGggtgaggaagatgagaggAGCTACATCTGAGGAATGATTGATTGTACCTTTCACAGAGAAGTAGAACATCAAATTATTCAAGTATAAagctgagattttttttttttttttttttaaagcacccAGGAcctttctcagaaaaaaatgataatTATCTTGAAATGTATTGCCATTGAGGCtatgttccactgaaaaacgcATCTTTGGTCTTGCAGATGATTACAGAGGTACAAACTTAAATTATCATAAGGTGTGGACTTTATTCCAGCAAAGTATGTAAAGCTAATTTGCGTATGTTTTTCAAGAAAAACTCCAAATTTGattgaaaatgcttttttcttttcagtggaacagaaccttaaaaGAATCAATGCATGTATGCGTTTTGATGTCAAGTCTTATATAAGCTTTCTGTTCCCCAAATGTAATTTTccgggacatttttttttttttagataaaaTTTCTTAATGTCGTTCAGGGTGGTTCCGTTTTTGATTGAGAGTGCCACAGTGTCACAATAAAAACTTTCATTCAAGCTGGCACTTGAGCTTATGACTCAACTATTTACTGTCATATATGACTCATGACTCCTCATGAGGTCTGGGAGTGTTAGTACTTAGAGCTGGAGAACCTGTTTGGCTTCAGGAGCAGAACAGTCTCAATATCAGAGACATTTAAAGTGCtgattttcaaaacatttcttGATTTGGAAGAGAGCATATACACtcatgagcactttattaggaacataacatggcagcagtgcaatgaatacaatcgtgtagatacgggtcaggagcttcagttaatgttcacatcaaccatcagaatggggaaaaaatggggaatgattgttggtggctgacagggtggtttgagtatctcagaaactgctgatctcctgggatttacacgcacactagtctctagagtttgcaaagaacagtgagcagcagttctgcagacagaaacgccttgttaatgagagatgtcagaatggccagactgatcaaagctgacaggaaggtgacagtaacacaaataaccacacactccaacagtggtatacagaagagtatctttgaacacacaacgcgtcataactctaagtggataggctacagcagtagaagtaaaaaaaaataggtctaataaataccaaatgatgtgctcactcagtgtatttaatttttctttctGAATTAAGAACCATTTTTTCAATTGATTTCGGGTGTCATGCAATTTTGGGTGTCATTTGCAGGCAAATGAAGGcaagctgatgcttttaaatgGCCCGGTTTATAGAATCAAGAGCACAACAAGAGAGCATTCAGCTTAATATAGCCAGTACATTTGGATGAAACAATATTATAAATCTAAAAGGTGAACAACACTGGCCCTAAATTTGAACCTTGTGGAACTCCTTCATTTATGCTCAGAGACTCTGATTGTGGATCACCCAATGCAGCACACTGACATCAAACTCTGAGCTAATTTTGAAACCCAAGTATAGGCTGTAGAATGAAAAAGAGTCTTCAAGAGTCTCATCATGTAACATCACAGAGTGATACAAATGTGTCGAAGGCTTTAGAAAGGTCTAGAAAAAGAGTAGCACAATGTCCGTTATAATCTAGCGCATGCACAATGTTATTACAGATACCCCCACCCCAgcgcataaatggaaattgacaaaattccgcacagatattacggatattaggaagtattatTTCACACAacgagtggtcactgtgtggaatagcttgccaggccagggcatgtagtggaggcagaaacactgggggttttcaagaccaggcttgatacggtgctagatactatttcaCTTTTAGGCAACTAGGCAGTAAGTCCCTTTAGGGCTAGGGGaacactgctgggctgaattacCTGTTCATCacattatgttatttatttttattttcataataattCCCGGCTCAGCCCTCAAACCAGATTGGTGAGTGCTTTCAACAGAGTGCCTACCACTCACCAGTAAGCATTGAACAATTTATTGGCTACTGATTCAAGAAATTTGGCT from Conger conger chromosome 14, fConCon1.1, whole genome shotgun sequence encodes:
- the LOC133110559 gene encoding basement membrane-specific heparan sulfate proteoglycan core protein-like isoform X2 yields the protein MVTKSTMDKWIFFYTVFLPTLISITENRESRVRVVLMADPAWSNVVAGETVNFTCRVNDSEPFMQWEYSWKKRRGAEETTLSSDTEGGLSVYTVSHVTESDSAQYLCEARAGETSAVSVTHTLNVLQLVTLTVQPDRRTFKNTEQVTLSCKIHSNLSDWGYLWYKDEQELPIDTAVDTYTIHSAVPSDSGKYSCRGNKKGEPIYSDGSNTVNINISGLLVGRQAVLTLETPWAAMFGTGNLTLRCVVRGSPAEWNYTWYRNGLSLPPGPGRDTLALTPGNHSYHSEYMCRGESTDDMTYTEFSKGCVPAHKNPDGLALKAPQQVVHPNS
- the LOC133110559 gene encoding basement membrane-specific heparan sulfate proteoglycan core protein-like isoform X1 → MVTKSTMDKWIFFYTVFLPTLISITENRESRVRVVLMADPAWSNVVAGETVNFTCRVNDSEPFMQWEYSWKKRRGAEETTLSSDTEGGLSVYTVSHVTESDSAQYLCEARAGETSAVSVTHTLNVLQLVTLTVQPDRRTFKNTEQVTLSCKIHSNLSDWGYLWYKDEQELPIDTAVDTYTIHSAVPSDSGKYSCRGNKKGEPIYSDGSNTVNINISGLLVGRQAVLTLETPWAAMFGTGNLTLRCVVRGSPAEWNYTWYRNGLSLPPGPGRDTLALTPGNHSYHSEYMCRGESTDDMTYTEFSKGCVPAHKISRALENLARCALGAAILLFLAIIVNEGFWRRVRKMRGATSEE
- the LOC133110559 gene encoding neural cell adhesion molecule 1-like isoform X3, with protein sequence MADPAWSNVVAGETVNFTCRVNDSEPFMQWEYSWKKRRGAEETTLSSDTEGGLSVYTVSHVTESDSAQYLCEARAGETSAVSVTHTLNVLQLVTLTVQPDRRTFKNTEQVTLSCKIHSNLSDWGYLWYKDEQELPIDTAVDTYTIHSAVPSDSGKYSCRGNKKGEPIYSDGSNTVNINISGLLVGRQAVLTLETPWAAMFGTGNLTLRCVVRGSPAEWNYTWYRNGLSLPPGPGRDTLALTPGNHSYHSEYMCRGESTDDMTYTEFSKGCVPAHKISRALENLARCALGAAILLFLAIIVNEGFWRRVRKMRGATSEE